Genomic DNA from uncultured Methanospirillum sp.:
TCAGTCCCGATCGTCTGGAAGAGGTGGCCCAGCGGATAGCCAGTGTATACGAAGAAGCATACGGTGAGGTGGATAGGAGTCGGATCTCTCACCGGTTCATCAGGACGATGGTGAACCGCGTGAGCACCGCATTTGGTGGAAGGATCGATGTCATCCCGCGGGTCTTTCTTAAGGAGTTCGTCGATGTTCTTGACAAATGCGATCTCTATCCTGATTATGATCCGATGACCGTGTACCAGACCGATGCACAGGATCTTCAGGAGATCCTCACAGATGAAGAAAAAGCAGTAATGCAGATCAGGTTCTGATACTGATCTGATCAGGTCTCCCTTCTGATACGGGCTGATGCTGCATGGGCATGAAGTCCTTCGGCAGTTGCCAGCCTCTCAACTACATCACCGATGGTATCTATCCCTTCACGGGTGATGATCTGAACCGTTGCTGTCTTGGTGAAGTGGGAGACATTGAGCCCGGAGTACAGTTTTGCATTTCCTGCAGTGGGAAGTACGTGGTTTGTGCCGGATGCATAATCCCCGCAGGCGACCGGTGCATACTGGCCGACAAAAATAGATCCTGCATTCCTGACGCTCTGAAGAACCGGAAGCGGGTCTTGAACCTGGATCGAGAGATGTTCAGGCGCAATTTTGTCTGACGTCGTGATCGCATCAGCGATGCTCTTCACGACCAGATACCCCGACTGGGCAAGGGCCTGCCTGATGATCTCATGCCTGGGAGCTTCTGCCAGAAGCCGTTCGATCCAGTTCCCGACCTGCGCTGGAAGCTGCGGATCAGTTGTGATCAGCACGGATGCTGCTTGAGGATCATGCTCTGACTGGGCCAGGATATCAGCGGCGATAAAGTCGGGGCGTGCAGTATGATCAGCGATGATCGCAATCTCTGACGGGCCGGCAGGAAAGTCTATCTCAACTCTCCCCCTGAGCATCATCTTAGCCGCAGTAACATACGCGTTTCCGGGGCCTACGATCTTCTGAACAGGTTTTATCGTCCGGGTCCCAAGAGCCATTGCCGCAATAGCCTGTGCTCCCCCGACGGTATAGATATCAGTTACTCCCGCGATATCGGAAGCAACAAGGGTCAGCGGGTTTGCGGGAGGAGGTGTACAGCAGATGATCTCTTTCACCCCTGCAACCAGGGCAGGGACTGCACACATCAGCACCGTGGATGGGTATGCCGCGCGACCTCCCGGAACATACATCCCAATCCGCTCAAGTGGGGTGGTCTTCACACCGAGTGTGATGCCATCCTCGCTTCCGGAGAGCCAGAGATCGTTCTGCCGCTGAAGCTCGTGAAAAGCACTTATCCGTGAGTATGCTTCGGTCAGTGCCTCGATGATCTCTGGATCAACCGATTCATATGCAGCATCGATCTCATCTTCCGAAACCCGGAGATGATCCAGTTTTACCTTGTCAAACCGCTCACACAGATCAAAGAGGGCT
This window encodes:
- the hisD gene encoding histidinol dehydrogenase gives rise to the protein MWTALTLDTWLSRQQATLTGVSGAVQNIIDEVTGKGDVALFDLCERFDKVKLDHLRVSEDEIDAAYESVDPEIIEALTEAYSRISAFHELQRQNDLWLSGSEDGITLGVKTTPLERIGMYVPGGRAAYPSTVLMCAVPALVAGVKEIICCTPPPANPLTLVASDIAGVTDIYTVGGAQAIAAMALGTRTIKPVQKIVGPGNAYVTAAKMMLRGRVEIDFPAGPSEIAIIADHTARPDFIAADILAQSEHDPQAASVLITTDPQLPAQVGNWIERLLAEAPRHEIIRQALAQSGYLVVKSIADAITTSDKIAPEHLSIQVQDPLPVLQSVRNAGSIFVGQYAPVACGDYASGTNHVLPTAGNAKLYSGLNVSHFTKTATVQIITREGIDTIGDVVERLATAEGLHAHAASARIRRET